The window TGATCCTTTGTCTTTGGTCGGATCAGGACACTTACAGCCGGAACTTTTTGAAAAACTATGGTACGATTTATCTGGTTGACGATATCAAACGAGTGAAAGGCGTCGGCGAGGTCATGGAATTTGGTTCAGACTACAGCATGCGGATTTGGCTGCAGCCGGAAAAAATGGCGCAGCTCGGCGTTGCGGTTACGGATGTGACCGCGGCAATCGAAAAGCAGAATCTGCAGGCTCCGGCCGGCGGAATCGGTAAGATGCCTGCGGTCGCGGAACAGGAGTTTCAATATACGGCGCGCGTCAAGGGGCGTTTAAGCGATGCGAAAGAGTTTGAACAGGTTATTGTCGCGGCTAAGACCGACGGTTCGTTTATCCGCCTAAAAGATCTGGCTCGCGTAGAATTCGGCAGCAAGGACTACACCTATGAGAGTTTTGCCAATGGACGGCAAGCGACGATGATGGCGGTGAAACTGACCAGCGATGCGAATGCGCTGGAGACGATCGGCAATGTGAAGAAGGTTATCGAAGAAGACGGCAAGGATTTTCCGGAAGGGATGCATTATCAATTTGTCGTCGATACGACGAAGTTTATTCAGGAATCGATTCTGGAAGTGGTTAAGACGTTTGCCGAAGCGTTACTACTGGTGGTGCTGGTCGTGTTCATCTTTTTGCAAAGTTGGCGCGCGACGCTGATTCCGCTTTTGGCGGTGCCGGTATCGCTGATCGGGACGTTCGCGGCGTTCAGCCTGATGGGCTTTTCGATCAATACGCTGACGTTGTTTGCGATGGTGCTGTCGATCGGGCTGGTCGTCGATGACGCCATCGTCGTAATCGAAGCGGTTGAGCATCATATGCGCTATGCGGCAATGAGTCCGCTCGACGCGACACGGCGGGCGATGAGCGAAGTGTCCGGACCGGTCGTTGCGATTGCATTTGTGCTGGCTTCCGTATTTATTCCGGTCGCATTTTCCGGCGGGATGGTCGGAATTTTATACCGGCAGTTTGCACTGACGATTGCCGTGTCGATGGCGCTCTCGGCAGTGGTCGCGCTGTCGCTTACTCCAGCGCTTTGCACGCTGCTTTTGAAGCCGCACGATCCAGACGCGCACAGCGGCAGAATCGGTCGTTTCTTTGAATGGTTCAATCAGTGGTTTGAGCGAAAGACGGAAAGCTACGGCGGCACATTGGGCAGCCTGATCGGCAAATCGCGTCGCTGCCTGCTCTTTCTCGCCGTTGTGATGATTATGATCGGCGGCTTATATCGCCTCGTTCCGGCGACCTTCGTACCGAATGAAGATGAAGGTTTTTACATCGCATCCCTTTCGCTGCCGGAGGCGTCGAGTCTTAACCGGACAAGTCTGACGCTGCATAAGTTTTCCGATGTGGTGCGGCAGCAGCCTGGCGTCACCGATGTCTTGGCGCTGGCGGGCCTCGACATCATGGGCGGCGGTGCGAAACCGAACGCGGGGACGATGTTCATCGGACTGGATTCCTGGTCGGCGCGCAAAGCGCCAAACGTACAACTTGATGCGATCATCGGGCAGACGTTTATGCGCGGCGCGCAATTGCAGGAAGGCACGGTAGTTGCGTTTGCGATGCCTTCATTGCCTGGACTCGGTATGGTTGGCGGCTTTTCGCTGATGCTGGAAGACCGCGGAGGCGGATCGCTCGATTTGCTTGATAAAACGGGACAAGCATTCGTTGACGCCGCGCGGCAACGGCCGGAAATCGGTTCGATCTCGGCTAATTTCAGGTCGGGTACGCCGGGCTATGAGTTTGAAGTTGACCGCGAAAAGGCGGAAAAGATGGGCGTATCGGTCAACGAAGTATTTTCTGCGCTGCAGGTGTTCCTCGGCGGGAACCAGGTCAATGACATCAATAAATTCGGTCGCACTTACAAAGTCGTCCTTCAGGCCGAAGCGCAGTATCGCGGCGATGCGGAAGCGCTGCGTTATCTCTACGTGAAAAGCGCAAGCGATACGATGGTGCCGCTCAATACGCTGGTGAAGGCAAAGAAGGTGAAAGCGCCGACGATTATCAGCCGTTTCAACGGTGTTAAAGCGGTTCAGATTAACGGCAATCCGGCGAGCGGCTACAGTTCGGGTCAGGCGCTCGACACGCTGGCGGAGGTTGCGAAACAAACGCTGCCTGCCGGTTATGCCTACGAGTGGTCGGGGCAGAGCCGCGAAGAAAAGGAAGCCGGCGGGCGCGTAGCGTTGCTGTTCGGCCTGGCGATCGTCTTCGTCTTCCTCTGTCTGGCAGCGCTCTATGAAAGCTGGAGCGTGCCGTTTGCGGTACTTCTCGGCGTACCGCTCGGGATTTTCGGTGCTTTCCTCTTGCAATACATGCGCAATCTGGAAAACAGCGTCTACATGCAGATTGGTTTGATCATGCTGATCGGCTTGGCGGCGAAAAATGCCATCCTGATCGTCGAATTTGCCAAAGTCAGAGTCGACAACGGCATGGAGCCGGTTCAGGCGGCGATTGAAGCGGCGAAAATTCGCCTGCGCCCGATCCTGATGACTTCGTTCGCGTTCATCATCGGATGTATTCCATTGGCGATCGCGAGCGGCGCGGGAGCTGGCGCGCGAACCTCGATGGGGACCGCGGTTGTCGGCGGCATGCTGGCGGCTACCGCGCTCGGTATTTTTCTGATACCGGTACTCTTCGTAGTCGTGGAAAAAGCGACGCAGAAAATTGAACAGTGGCGAAAGAAAAAAGTAGTGTAGTTAGCATAGTATAGAATAGTTTTGCAGGCGCATCCTGTAAAAGTAGCATGCGCCTGTGAGACTATCGATAAAACGAAAGCAAGTGGGACGGTTTTTACACGAAGAGTTGAAGAAGGGAAGAGCGGAAGGAATTTTAAATTTTTCTTTCTTTCTTCCCAACGGGCCGATACGATCGGCCCGCTTCGCTTCTTCGTGTTAGCGTTTTCTTTAAGCCTTCTATTTGTTCTTGTTATCGCATTCTGTTTTTTCAATTGTCTACACTCTGGCAGACGCATGCTCTAAACAGCATGCGTCTATTTTTTTATAGCGGTGTGAAAATGTAAGAAATAAAAAATATCTGCGGGAAAGAGGACGTGATAGAATAAAGAACGATGCGCTCAGTATAATGAAGTTACAAAAAAGAGTGATTAAAGTAAACATAGTATATACAGTGATTATAATATACGAAAAAATAGCGATGAAAACTGCGGAAGTCGCTGAAGAAGATGAGTTTTCCAATGAAATGTTCGAATTGGCGCAAGGAGGTTTGCTGATGAATAAGGAAGCGATTGTTGAAGAAACGAAGAAATTTGTTAAGGCCAAAATGGACGGGGAAGGTTCGGGACATGATTGGTGGCATATTGTGCGCGTCTATAACAATGCGCTGGAGATTGCCCGGCATGAAAAAGACGCGGATCGGTTTATTGTTGAATTAGGCGCATTGCTGCATGATATCGCGGATCATAAATTCGGCTATACGGATGCGGACAGAGAAAGGATCATCGGCGAATTTCTTGCGCCGCTGGCGGTTGAGCAAACGGTTATTGATCAGGTGACGTATATCGCGAACTTCATTTCGTTTAAAGGCGGCAAAAATACGCATGTCATGCAGACTCCGGAAGGTAAAATCGTGCAGGATGCAGATCGTTTGGATGCGATGGGCGCGATCGGAATCGGCAGGGCGTTTACTTATGGCGGGCATGTGCAGCGGCTGATGTATAATCCCAAAGAGGCGGCCGAGCAAACTGAGGGCGAGGATACGATCGCGCATTTTTATGAAAAACTTCTGCTCTTAAAGGACAGGATGAATACGGAAACCGGAAAGAGAAAAGCGCAGGCGCGTCATGAGACGATGAAATATTTTCTGGCATGTTTCTTTAGAGAATGGCAGGGCGAATAAAATAGAACGTGTCAGTGATGGAGATTCATTTTGTTTGCGGAGGAAAAAACATGTTGGACTTTTTTATGGAGCTTGGAAGCCGAATCGTAAACGGCGGCTTCAAAATACATTTGGCGGCGTACATTGCCAGTTTGGCGCTTGGCATCGTATTGCTGCGCTGGACATTTGACAAGCTCTTCAAAATCATTGCGGAAAAAACAAAAATTCCCTATACGCTGCTGCAACAAACGTTTCGCGGCATCCCGACGCTGCTCGGCATTTTGATCGGCCTTTATGCGGTAACGGAGCTATTAGTCATTCCGCCGCGTCCGTTGCTTTTTTTGAAAAACCTGTTTCATGCGGTTCTGATCTTATCGGTCACGCTGCTGGTCGCGCATCTGGGTTCCGGCTATCTTAAGCATCGGCTCGGAAAGCGCTCGGAAAACCTAGCATCCACCTCGATTTTGGTTACCGCCATCGACCTGATCGTCTACGCGATTGGCGCTTTGATCCTGCTGGAATCTTTCGGCGTATCGATCTCGCCGCTGATTACGGCGCTAGGCGTGGGCGGCTTGGCTACCGCACTGGCGCTGCAGGATACGTTGGCCAATTTGTTCTCCGGCATCAATATCCTGCTCTCCAAACAGGTCAAGATGGGGGACTTTGTCAAGTTATCGAGCGGCGAAGAAGGACATATTGTCGATATGAACTGGCGCAATACGACGATAAAGACGCCGACCGAAAATATGGCGGTCGTACCGAATCAGAAGATTGCCTCGTCGATCGTTACCAACTATGCGCAGCCGTTTGCCGAATGCTCGATCGCGATCCCGCTTGGCGTCGCTTACGGCAGCGATCTGGCTCAGGTGGAAGAAATCACCAGCGCCATTGCCAAAGAGGTTTTGCAGGAAATAGAAGGCGGCGTTAAAAGTTTTGCGCCATTTGTACGCTACAGTAGTTTTGGAGAAGCGGGCATCCAGTTCCAGGTGATCTTGCGGGTCAATAACGTGACGGATCAGCAGCTGATTCGCCACGAATTCATCAAGCGGATTTATGCGCGCTATCAACAGGATGGCATCAGCATTTCAGTGCAGAAAGGCTGATGCGATAAAAATACTGTAGTCAGGGTGAAATGAAAAACAGGCATTGCTCCTTTGTTAAGGTGCAATGCCTGTTTTTCATATTGGATCATTTGGAGAATTTTAAGCTAGCGGAATAAAGAGCTGCGTTTCGAGGCTTTCCTTCGCCGTTATGCGCGGATCGCTGGTGTAGACTTCGATCGATTCGGGCGCCAGTGCAATGTTTTGCGCGTTGGCCCATAAGACCATTTTCTTATAAGTGTCGCCGACTTTCATATAGGAACCTTTGTGCAGCGCGGTAACGTATTTTCCGGCCGGCAATGTTATCATTTCCATATTGGCGTTTGTCGGAGACAAAGCGGATTGTACCGGAAAGCCGGTTTGAAAGAGCCATTTTTTAGTGAAGGATTTGAAAAACATGACCAGTTTGGATTCGCTTAGCAATGATTGCCATTCGATGGCCGAATAGCGTGCGAACGGCGGCTCGCAAATGTCTGCGTTATTTGCTTTCAGGCAGGCGGCAAGGTTTAAAAAATTGTTTTTCATCGTCGTAGGCATCTTCCACATAGAGACGTTGCTGCTGATTGCCAACGCTTTTACTTCCGGGCGGCTTACGATTTTTATCTCGGACAAAATGATCAACACCTATTCCTTAAAATTTTATAATGGCGATGCGCTAAAGAAGATCATACTACTATACAGTATAAAATAAACTGGCAGTATTTTCAATAAAAATACGAACAAATGTTCGCTGCTGTTTTAAGCAAAAAACTTGCAGGAGTTCTTTGCTTACTAGGCTAATAAATAAACAGGAAAGGTATTTGCGTTAGGGGATGCAGTGCAGAGGGAGGATTTACGATGACTATCCTTCATAATCAAAAAGTAGCGGTCAAGATTACCGTGATCTTAAGCGTTATGCTTGTGTTTACGCTGACGGTCGGCATTGTCGGTTTTTTTGCCGCCACCAATATTGCGCAAATGGCGGAAAAAATGTACGGCGAGCGCTTGCAGCCGATACAAATACTGGATGAAGTTCGTCTGCTCAGCAAAGATACGCAAACAGCCTTGCTGGAATTGATCGAAACGCCGGAGCCCGAGAACCGCCAGACGCTGATTAACGCCATCGAGAAAAACACGAAAGAGATTGACCGTCTGCAGGACAAATACGAAGCGACCGAACTCGATGATGTGGAACGGCAAAACTGGAGTGAACTACAAAAGAAACTCGGTGAATATCGTCAGGTTCGCACAGAGATCATTGCACTGGTACAGGAAAATAAGACGGCGGAAGCCTTCGCGCTGTATCGAAGCAGTAAAGCTATCGTTGCCGATGTCTTGACGCCGCGCAACGTTATTGCAGAATACAATGTCAGACAAGCGCATAATTTATATATTGAAAGCAGCGCAGTCGCCGCCAATACCCGCGTCATTATCGTTGTGGTTACGCTGTTGGCGCTCTTGCTCTCCGCAGGGCTTGGCGTCGTGCTGGCAAGGTCGATTTGCCTGCCGCTCTCGCAGATGCTGGCGAGCGTCAAAAAAATCGCCGCCGGAAAGTTGGAAGAAACGCCGCGTAGTTTTCAATCGCGCGATGAGTTGGGACAATTAGCGGATGCGCTCGTGAACATGCGGCGTGACTTACGCGGACTGATCGAAGAGTCGGCGGAGAAAAACCGGATTTTGACGCAGGAAATCGCAGAGCGAAGGCAAATTCAGGCCGCACTTATTTTCTCCAAAGAAAAGTTTACCAAAGCCTTCCGCCATGCCGGAGATGCCGTCGGCCTGGTTTCGCTGGAGGATAAGCGTTTTGTTGAGGTCAGCGAAGCCTTTTTTCACAATTTGGGCTATGAACGTGCGCAGGTCATCGGCCATGTCTCCAGCGAATTTGACTTATGGAATACGCCGGAGCAGCGAAGCCGCGTTTATGAAATGATGCGGGCCGGGCAGACATGCCAGAATGAGGAAGTGGTTTGGAAGACAGCCGACGGCGCTAGGCGTAGCGGTCTTTTTTCGGCGGAAGTAATTGAGATTGAAGGCAAGAAATATAGTGTGTTCGTCTGGCACGACATTACCGAGCAAAAGCAGGCGGAAGAGGTTCTGCGCAAAGCGAATGAACGATTGGAGGCAGAGGTCAAGCGCAGGACACAGGAACTGACCACGGCCAATTTGGAACTGCAACAGGCGAATGAAGAATTGGTAGATTCTTTGAACTTAGTAAAGGAAATGCAGCAGCAGTTGATCGAGGCCGAGAAAATGTCCGCCTTGAGCAGTCTGGTGACAGGCATCGCGCATGAAGTCAATACGCCGGTCGGCGTCGGCGTGACCGCCGCATCGCATTTACTGAAGACGATTCAGGATTACCGCGCATACAGCGTCACAAACAAACCGACGCGTACAAGCTTCAGCGAATTCATGGATAGTGCCGAAGAATTGGGACAGATGATCCTGCAAAACGCAAGGCGGACTGCGGATCTGATCCGCAGCTTTAAACTGGTCTCGGTCGATCAGGCGCAGGAAGAAAAGCAATGCTTCCAGTTGAAAGAGTATCTCGAAGGCGTGGTGCAGAGTTTGCAGTCCGTCTTGAAAAAAAGCGGACATACGGTGATGATCGAGTGTCCGGACGATTTGACGCTCGACAGCTATCCCGGCGCTTTCGTGCAGATTGCAAGCAATCTGCTAATGAATTCGCTTATTCATGCCTATGAGCCGCAGACGCGCGGTCAAATGCGCTTCACGGCGGAACGCCGTGAAGACCGTCTTCTGCTTTGCTATGCCGATGACGGAAAAGGCATCCCAGCCGATGTACTGTCGAGAATATTCGATCCCTTCTTTACCACGGGGCGCGGTAAAGGCTGCAGCGGCCTTGGGATGCATATCCTCTACAATATCGTGACGCAGCAATTGCAGGGCAGCGTGACGTGCGAGAGTCAGCTCGGACAGGGCGTTCGCTTTTTAATTGAACTGCCGTTGGAAACGGTGTAGAGTCTAGTTGCAGGCACGCTCGTCAGTTTAGTATAATCCGTTCCTTTTTATCCGGTTTGGCCTTTTTTTCGCCGCTATTCTCATGGAGAGAAGGCGGCGGAATTTTTTTTCAAGGAAGCTTTGCTTATGAATGAAGAAAGAAACCGATTCTCCGCTTCTCGAAATAGGGAAAGTGCACTATAATGAAGGCTATGCGAAATCGTTGCCTGACTAAGGATCGGTTTGAAGGGGAAATGATGCAAGACGGAGCGTTTATAGTGATGACGGCGAAACGGTTATTCAAGAACGGCTATATATATACGGTTGATTCCAAGCAGACGGTGGCCGAAGCGATTGCTGTCGGCCAGGATGGAAATATCCTCTTTGTCGGCGACAATGCGGCGGCTGAAGCGTTTTGCACAGCCGATACCCGTGTGACAGATTTAGAAGGAAAATTTGTCTTGCCGGGTTTTTCCGATAATCATACCCACGCAGGCCTATTTGCGGAAAAATTTACTGGGATCTACCTGGGAGCGGCGAAAACGGTGCCGGAATATCTGAAAATCATTCGGGCTTTTGCTGCGGATAGCGCGCAGCGTGAAGCGGAATTCGTGAGCGGGAGCAATTGGGAACAGGCGGTCTTCCAGGCGTACAACCTTAATATGTATGGTCTTTCACCGGAGAGTAATCTTGGCCCGAGCCGATTCTTGTTGGATGAAGCCTTGCGCGGCACCTTTCTGGAAAATGTGCCGGTCAAGCTGTATTCGAGCGATCTTCATTGCGCCTGGTATAACAGTGTGGCTATTGAAGTTGCCAAAGCGAACGGTTTTGAGGCGAAGGCGGAAGAGCATGAAAGCAAAGTGCCGCAGGACTTTAGCGGAACGTATCATGGTACGGATTTTTCCGCATACCGGGGGCAAGCCTGGGGCGTCTATAAAGAAGCCGCCATTCAACGTCTGGATGCGCATCTGCCGCAACAGCCCATATGGAGGAAGAAAGAACTGGCCGGAGCCGGGATGCAGGGCTTCCTGCGGGAGATGCACTCCTACGGAGTGACGCTGCTGCAGGATGTATTGCTTGCGCCGTTGCAGGATAATACCCATCTGGACGCTGTGTACGAATCGATCAAGAGCGGACAAGAAAAAATGCTGTGGCGTGTCTCCTTGCTGGGCGATGTGAATGATCCGGAACGGACGGTGCGTGAATTTCGTACAACGCAGCGCCGTTATTCCGGCACGGAGGATTTCAAATTCTTTTCCGTTAAATTATTTGCCGACGGCATTCAAAAAAATATGTATGTGATGCAGCCTTACGCGGATGAAGTGGAGAATCCGGCGAATATAGGCGGTTTCTATAACA of the Azotosporobacter soli genome contains:
- a CDS encoding amidohydrolase, with product MKAMRNRCLTKDRFEGEMMQDGAFIVMTAKRLFKNGYIYTVDSKQTVAEAIAVGQDGNILFVGDNAAAEAFCTADTRVTDLEGKFVLPGFSDNHTHAGLFAEKFTGIYLGAAKTVPEYLKIIRAFAADSAQREAEFVSGSNWEQAVFQAYNLNMYGLSPESNLGPSRFLLDEALRGTFLENVPVKLYSSDLHCAWYNSVAIEVAKANGFEAKAEEHESKVPQDFSGTYHGTDFSAYRGQAWGVYKEAAIQRLDAHLPQQPIWRKKELAGAGMQGFLREMHSYGVTLLQDVLLAPLQDNTHLDAVYESIKSGQEKMLWRVSLLGDVNDPERTVREFRTTQRRYSGTEDFKFFSVKLFADGIQKNMYVMQPYADEVENPANIGGFYNNISREKIRMFIQTLHRENIPLHIHAMGDRAVKECLDAIEEAQEKYGRKELGHTITHLLLIRPEDVRRMAILKVTASLNSFWHYKEPLYYEEIFAPILGPERAATAFPAKRFFAAGVLTCLASDGTVSEKPTPLWGIEIAVTRNKPGAKDRKRQHNPAERISRQQAIAMCTLNGARALGLEGVTGSLEAGKRADMVVLAENILTIAANEIHAAAVLETICRGKTVYRSPEWRR
- a CDS encoding GyrI-like domain-containing protein, translating into MSEIKIVSRPEVKALAISSNVSMWKMPTTMKNNFLNLAACLKANNADICEPPFARYSAIEWQSLLSESKLVMFFKSFTKKWLFQTGFPVQSALSPTNANMEMITLPAGKYVTALHKGSYMKVGDTYKKMVLWANAQNIALAPESIEVYTSDPRITAKESLETQLFIPLA
- a CDS encoding multidrug efflux RND transporter permease subunit, with translation MANFFINRPIFAIVLSIIITLLGAIAAFQLPIAQYPQISPPTVSISTNYQGANAEVVEQSVAQQIEQQVNGVDGMVSMSSTSTDSGSYSLTVQFEAGRDADIAAVQTQNRAAEATSSLPTSVQTSGVSTRKSSQDMSLILCLWSDQDTYSRNFLKNYGTIYLVDDIKRVKGVGEVMEFGSDYSMRIWLQPEKMAQLGVAVTDVTAAIEKQNLQAPAGGIGKMPAVAEQEFQYTARVKGRLSDAKEFEQVIVAAKTDGSFIRLKDLARVEFGSKDYTYESFANGRQATMMAVKLTSDANALETIGNVKKVIEEDGKDFPEGMHYQFVVDTTKFIQESILEVVKTFAEALLLVVLVVFIFLQSWRATLIPLLAVPVSLIGTFAAFSLMGFSINTLTLFAMVLSIGLVVDDAIVVIEAVEHHMRYAAMSPLDATRRAMSEVSGPVVAIAFVLASVFIPVAFSGGMVGILYRQFALTIAVSMALSAVVALSLTPALCTLLLKPHDPDAHSGRIGRFFEWFNQWFERKTESYGGTLGSLIGKSRRCLLFLAVVMIMIGGLYRLVPATFVPNEDEGFYIASLSLPEASSLNRTSLTLHKFSDVVRQQPGVTDVLALAGLDIMGGGAKPNAGTMFIGLDSWSARKAPNVQLDAIIGQTFMRGAQLQEGTVVAFAMPSLPGLGMVGGFSLMLEDRGGGSLDLLDKTGQAFVDAARQRPEIGSISANFRSGTPGYEFEVDREKAEKMGVSVNEVFSALQVFLGGNQVNDINKFGRTYKVVLQAEAQYRGDAEALRYLYVKSASDTMVPLNTLVKAKKVKAPTIISRFNGVKAVQINGNPASGYSSGQALDTLAEVAKQTLPAGYAYEWSGQSREEKEAGGRVALLFGLAIVFVFLCLAALYESWSVPFAVLLGVPLGIFGAFLLQYMRNLENSVYMQIGLIMLIGLAAKNAILIVEFAKVRVDNGMEPVQAAIEAAKIRLRPILMTSFAFIIGCIPLAIASGAGAGARTSMGTAVVGGMLAATALGIFLIPVLFVVVEKATQKIEQWRKKKVV
- a CDS encoding MCP four helix bundle domain-containing protein, whose protein sequence is MTILHNQKVAVKITVILSVMLVFTLTVGIVGFFAATNIAQMAEKMYGERLQPIQILDEVRLLSKDTQTALLELIETPEPENRQTLINAIEKNTKEIDRLQDKYEATELDDVERQNWSELQKKLGEYRQVRTEIIALVQENKTAEAFALYRSSKAIVADVLTPRNVIAEYNVRQAHNLYIESSAVAANTRVIIVVVTLLALLLSAGLGVVLARSICLPLSQMLASVKKIAAGKLEETPRSFQSRDELGQLADALVNMRRDLRGLIEESAEKNRILTQEIAERRQIQAALIFSKEKFTKAFRHAGDAVGLVSLEDKRFVEVSEAFFHNLGYERAQVIGHVSSEFDLWNTPEQRSRVYEMMRAGQTCQNEEVVWKTADGARRSGLFSAEVIEIEGKKYSVFVWHDITEQKQAEEVLRKANERLEAEVKRRTQELTTANLELQQANEELVDSLNLVKEMQQQLIEAEKMSALSSLVTGIAHEVNTPVGVGVTAASHLLKTIQDYRAYSVTNKPTRTSFSEFMDSAEELGQMILQNARRTADLIRSFKLVSVDQAQEEKQCFQLKEYLEGVVQSLQSVLKKSGHTVMIECPDDLTLDSYPGAFVQIASNLLMNSLIHAYEPQTRGQMRFTAERREDRLLLCYADDGKGIPADVLSRIFDPFFTTGRGKGCSGLGMHILYNIVTQQLQGSVTCESQLGQGVRFLIELPLETV
- a CDS encoding HD domain-containing protein codes for the protein MKTAEVAEEDEFSNEMFELAQGGLLMNKEAIVEETKKFVKAKMDGEGSGHDWWHIVRVYNNALEIARHEKDADRFIVELGALLHDIADHKFGYTDADRERIIGEFLAPLAVEQTVIDQVTYIANFISFKGGKNTHVMQTPEGKIVQDADRLDAMGAIGIGRAFTYGGHVQRLMYNPKEAAEQTEGEDTIAHFYEKLLLLKDRMNTETGKRKAQARHETMKYFLACFFREWQGE
- a CDS encoding mechanosensitive ion channel family protein produces the protein MLDFFMELGSRIVNGGFKIHLAAYIASLALGIVLLRWTFDKLFKIIAEKTKIPYTLLQQTFRGIPTLLGILIGLYAVTELLVIPPRPLLFLKNLFHAVLILSVTLLVAHLGSGYLKHRLGKRSENLASTSILVTAIDLIVYAIGALILLESFGVSISPLITALGVGGLATALALQDTLANLFSGINILLSKQVKMGDFVKLSSGEEGHIVDMNWRNTTIKTPTENMAVVPNQKIASSIVTNYAQPFAECSIAIPLGVAYGSDLAQVEEITSAIAKEVLQEIEGGVKSFAPFVRYSSFGEAGIQFQVILRVNNVTDQQLIRHEFIKRIYARYQQDGISISVQKG